A single window of Pungitius pungitius chromosome 20, fPunPun2.1, whole genome shotgun sequence DNA harbors:
- the matn3a gene encoding matrilin-3a, whose protein sequence is MKPFLCSILWLLLSDVLATYHSSVGDPQLIAAQSYAQTRNHGRPPFRTLNPQKTDSHCRSRPMDLVFIIDSSRSVRPGEFEKVRIFLADMVDTLDVGSDATRVAVVNYASTVKIEFLLKSHFDKPDMKKAISRIEPLATGTMTGLAIKTAVNDAFTERSGARPRSRKINKVAIIVTDGRPQDQVEEVSAAARASGIEIYAVGVDRADMRSLQQMASTPLDDHVFYVETYGVIEKLTSKFKETLCGPEPCAMGHDCEHICVNSNASHYCQCRNGYVLNADKKTCSPKREELKAEVVVEDPCKCEATLAFQKQTHAAIQQLTAKHILPVDSDTGPFLQNITSRLAL, encoded by the exons ATGAAGCCTTTCCTCTGCAGCATCTTGTGGCTGCTGCTGTCCGATGTTCTAGCGACGTATCACTCCAGTGTGGGGGATCCTCAGCTGATCGCCGCACAGAGCTACGCTCAAACCAGAAACCATGGCCGACCTCCGTTCAGGACCCTGAATCCGCAAA AGACGGACTCTCACTGCAGGAGCCGTCCCATGGACCTGGTCTTTATCATCGACAGCTCTCGCAGCGTGCGCCCTGGTGAGTTCGAAAAGGTAAGGATATTCCTCGCCGACATGGTGGACACGTTGGACGTCGGCTCCGACGCCACTCGAGTGGCCGTGGTCAACTACGCCAGCACGGTCAAGATTGAGTTCCTCCTCAAGAGCCACTTCGACAAACCCGACATGAAGAAAGCCATCTCCCGCATCGAGCCCCTGGCCACCGGCACCATGACGGGCCTCGCCATCAAGACCGCCGTGAACGACGCTTTCACGGAGCGGTCCGGAGCTCGGCCTCGCTCCAGGAAAATCAACAAGGTGGCCATCATCGTGACCGACGGAAGGCCCCAagaccaggtggaggaggtctCCGCTGCCGCCCGGGCCTCCGGCATCGAGATCTACGCCGTCGGAGTGGACCGGGCTGACATGCGCTCGCTGCAGCAGATGGCCAGCACCCCTCTGGATGACCACGTCTTCTATGTGGAGACCTACGGCGTTATCGAGAAGCTCACCTCCAAGTTCAAGGAGACCCTGTGCG GTCCAGAGCCCTGTGCCATGGGACACGACTGCGAACACATATGTGTCAACAGCAATGCCTCGCATTACTGCCAGTGCCGGAATGGTTACGTCTTGAATGCAGACAAGAAAACGTGTTCCCCGAAAC GCGAGGAGCTGAAggcggaggtggtggtggaggatcCCTGCAAATGTGAAGCCACCCTGGCTTTCCAGAAGCAGACGCACGCCGCCATCCAGCAGCTCACAGCCAAGCATATCCTTCCTGTTGATTCAGACACGGGGCCTTTTCTTCAAAACATTACCTCTCGGCTGGCATTGTAA